Within Corynebacterium jeddahense, the genomic segment TGGAGCCGATGACGAACAGGCCGATGCCTGTGATGTAGAGCCACTTGCGGCCGAGGACGTCGCCGAGCTTGCCGTTCACCGGCATCGCGATGGTCATGGTGACCAGGAACGAGGAGATCACCCAGCTCATGTGGTCGACGCCGCCGAGCTCGCCGACGATGGTCGGCAGGGCGGTGGAGAAGATCATCTGCCCGAGCGAGCTCATCAGCATGGTGAGCAGGAGGGCAGCGAAGATGACGCCGACGTTCGGCGGAGCGGCCACAAGCGGCGACTGCGCGGTCGCGTCGGCGCTCTTCTGCGCCTCATCGCGAGCGGTCTCGCGGGTTTCTACCATTTCATGTCCTTTGCGTATTCGGAGAGTTGTAGCGCGTACTGGCGGAGCGTGTCTATCGGATCGGCGTCGACACCGTCTGCGGCCTCGGGCGGGTGCCAGAGGTAGCGCGTCACCGCGCCCTGGAACAGGACGATGATGGAGTGCGCTTCTTCGGCGGCAGAGCCGGGGTGGCGGCGGTCGTTCGGGTAGCGCTCGAGGTGGTCGAAGATGGCGCGCCCGAGCTGGGTGAGAAAGCCGCGTTTACGCGCGGCTTCCGCCTGCATCAGCCCGGGGTTGGATTCGAGCAGGTCGCGCCGGCACTCGGAGCTCGGACCGTCGAACGCGCCGGGGGCGACGTCGATCGAGCGGATCACCAGGTCGAGGACGTTGTCCGCGGGCGTGTTCCGGATGGCGGCGAGGGCCTCGTCGCCGAACGTGAACGGGAACGCGCCGAGGACGGCCTCGTCCTTGGAATCCATGTAATTGAAGAACGTGCGCCTCGAGATGCCGGCGGCCCGGCAGATGTCGTCGACGGTGACGTTGTCGTAGCCGTGCTCCTCGATGAGCCGGGCGGCCTCGGTGCGGATACGCTGCTTCGTCTCGCGGCGCTTGCGCTCCCTGATCCCGTACTCCTCGTTTTGCACGGGGTGCAATATTACACCCAGTGCACTTTATGGCAAACCCGCGGAAAGCGTGCCTTCTACCAGCGCGTTTCCGTCCTCGGAGTACGTCAGGTGCACGAGGCCGGGCTCGTGCGTATCGACGTCCCAACGGCCTCCTCCGCCGTGGCAGCCCTTCGTGAGCGGAACCGCTTCGCCGTCCTCGCCGATGAGCGCGGTGCACCCCGTGAGCGGGTACGTCACACTTGCTGTGCCGCCGCCGAACGTGGCCACGGCGGGCCAGGACCTGGTCTTCGCGTCGGGCTCGAGGCTGTTCAGGGTGCCGGAGTAGGTGCCGGTGGGGGCGGAGCCGTCGATACGCAACTGCGGCTGCGCTGTGACCGTGACGGTGGCGGGGACCTCGTCCGACGCCTCGGGCGCGGGGTGCGCCGACCAGTAGGCCGCTGCGAGCGCGACGCCGATGATGGCGACGACGAGCGCGAGCACGCCGCCGACGACCCACGGTTTGTTCGGGCCGCCGGCGGTGCGCAGGTCGGAAAAGGAATCAGGCATGGAAAAGCCCCCAGCTCGGTGAGTGTGCTGGGGGCTGATTCTAGCGGCGCGCTAGTTGCGGCCTAGTTCCGGTCGGTGTTGGCCATGGAGAGCACGTCGAGACGCTTGTCCAGCTCCTCCTCGGTGAGCTTCTCGCCGTCGACGAAGCCGAGGTCGATGGTGGTCTGGCGGATGGTCTTGCCCTCCTTGATCGCGGTCTTGGCGATCTTGGCGGCGTTCTCGTAGCCGATCGCGGAGTTCAGCGGGGTGACGATCGACGGGGAGGACTCGGCCAGGGTGCGCATGCGCTCGACGTTCGGCTCGATGCCGTCGACGAGGCGGGTGGCGAACTGGCGGGCGGTGTTGGCCAGCAGGCGGGCGGACTCGAGCACGTTGCGCGCCATCACCGGGATGAACACGTTGAGCTCGAACTGGCCCTGGGTGCCCGCGAAGGCGACGGCCGCGTCGTTGCCGATGACCTGGGCGGCGACCTGGGTGGCGGTCTCGCACAGCACCGGGTTGACCTTGCCCGGCATGATGGAGGAGCCCGGCTGCAGGTCAGGCAGGTGGATCTCGCCGAAGCCGGCGAGCGGGCCGGAGCCCATGAGGCGGATATCGTTGGCCATCTTGTACAGGGAGACGGCCACGGAGCGCATCGCGCCGGAGAACTCGACGAGGCCGTCGCGGTTGGCCTGCGCCTCGAAGTGGTTCTTCGCCTCGGCGAGGTGCTCGACGCCGGTGAGCTTCTTCAGCTCCTCGGTGACCTTGCCGCCGAACTCAGCCGGGGTGTTGATGCCGGTGCCCACCGCGGTGCCGCCGATGGCGAGTTCGCCGAGGTGCGGCAGAGTGTTCTCGATGCGCTCGATGCCCAGCTCGATCTGGCGGGCGTAGCCGGAGAACTCCTGGCCGAGGGTGACCGGGGTGGCGTCCATGAGGTGGGTGCGGCCGGACTTGACAACCTCGTGCCACTCCTTGGCCTTCTTGTCCAGGGACTCGTGGAGAACCTTGAGCGCCGGGATGAGGTCGCTCGCCGCCGCCTCGGTGGCAGCGACGTGGGTCGCGGTCGGGAACGTGTCGTTCGAGGACTGGCCCATGTTCACGTCGTCGTTCGGGTGGACCTCGACGCCGTTCGCCTTGCAGAGGGAGGCGATGACCTCGTTGGTGTTCATGTTGGACGAGGTGCCGGAGCCGGTCTGGAACACGTCGATCGGGAACTGGTCGTTGTGCTTGCCGTCCGCGATCTCCTGCGCGGCGGCGATGATGGCGTCGGCCGTCTCGGCGTCGAGCTTGCCCAGGTCCTTGTTCACCTGCGCGCAGGCGACCTTGAGCAGGCCGAGGGCGCGGATCTGCTGGGCCTCGAGCCCGCGGCCGGAGATCGGGAAGTTCTCCACCGCGCGCTGGGTCTGGGCGCGCCACAGCGCGTCGACGGGCACCTTGACCTCGCCCATCGTGTCGTGCTCGATGCGGTATTCCTGTTCAGCCATGATCGTCCTTTCGTTGTGAGTGTTGGGTGCAGAGCCGATTATGCCTGCTGGCTATTCGTGGGGTCCGAGTAGTCGACCACCGAGTAATCCTGCAGCTTTGACAGCTGGTGCTGGGACTCGATGTAGCGCACCGTGCCCGACTTCGAGCGCATGACCAGCGAGCGGGTCGTCGCGCCTGACTTGCGGTAGGAGACCCCGCGCAGCATGTCGCCGTTGGTCACGCCGGTGGCGGCGAAGTAGCAGTTGTCGGAGGTGACAAGGTCGTTGAGGCCCAGCACGCGGTCGAGGTCGTGGCCCGCCGCGAGCACCTTCTCGCGCTCTTCGTCGGACTGCGGCGCGAGCATGCCCTGGATCTCGCCGCCGAGGCACTTCATGGCGCACGCCGTGACGACGCCCTCCGGCGTGCCGCCGATGCCCATCGCGATGTCGATGGAGTTGGTGTCCTGCGCCGCGGCGATCGCGCCGGCGACGTCGCCGTCCATGATGAAGCGGACTTTCGCGCCGGCGGCACGGATGTCGTCGACAAGTTGAGCGTGGCGTGGGCGGTCGAGCACGACGACGGTGACCTCGTCCGAGCGCACCCCCTTCGCCTTCGCCACGGCCTGGATGTTGTGGGCTACGGGCGCGGTGATGTCGATGGCGCCGGCCGCCTCCGGGCCGACGGCGATCTTGTTCATGTAGAACGCGTCCTGCGGGTTGAACATGGAATCGCGGTCGGCCGCGGCGATCACGGAAATCGCGTTTGGGCGGCCCTCCGCCATGAGGCGGGTCCCGTCGACGGGGTCCACGGCGAGGTCGACTCGTGCGCCGTGGCCGGTGCCCACCTGCTCGCCGTTGAAGAGCATCGGGGCCTCGTCCTTCTCGCCCTCGCCGATGACGATCACGCCGTCCATGTCCACGGAGTTGATCATTTTGCGCATCGCGTTAACGGCCGCCCCGTCGCCCTCGTTTTTCTTGCCCCGGCCCACCCAGCGGCCGGAGGCGAGCGCCGCGGCCTCGGTGACGCGGACCAGCTCCATCGCGAGGTTGCGGTCGGGGTAGAGATCAGACGGTGCAGACATAGAAATGGGCCCTCCTCAGGCAGTGCGTACGAACCCCACCATTGTGGCACTACCGCGAGGGGAGTTGGTGGGTTTTCCCACCTTTTAAGGGGGGAGGGGGTGGCGTGCCATAATGCTGGCCGTGGCTAGCAACTCCAAACCCCGCATTTTCCAGGACGGTCGCGACATGGCGATCAACGTCGTGCTCATCGTCGTGCTCATGCTCGTGGCGGTGGGCGCGACGGGGTTGTGCAGTTTCAACCCGGGTGCGCCGGAGCAGGGGCCGGTGCAGGAGGTCGACGCGAAGACGTTCCTCGAGCTCGAGTCCCGCGCGGTGGACTTCCCGGTGCGCTACCCCGAGATGCCGGACGGGTGGACGACGAACTCCGCGCGCCGCTCGATGATCGGCGGGCAGCCCGCCCCCGTCGTCGGCTGGGTCACCCCGAACACGGGCTATATCCAGCTCACCCAGACCGGCGAAGCAGCGGACACGGCGCGGGCGGAGGTGGACGACAAGGCCCGCACGCTCGCGCGCACCGTGCCGGTCGACGGCACCGAGGCGCAGGTGTACTCCTCGGACGACAAGGACGTGCGCGACCTGTGGGTCGTCGACGCGTCCGACGAGCGTTTGCTCCTCACCGGCGCGGGCGACGACAGCGAGTTCGAGGAGCTCATCGCCGCGGCGTTCGCGGCTACTCCGCTTGCCCCGCGCTGACCTGGCGGGAGTTGATCGCGTCCTCGACGCGCTGTGCGGCGCCGTCGAGGAGCACCTCGCAGCGCTTCGCGAGGGCCTCCCCGCGCTCCCAGTACTTCAGCGACTCGTCGAGGCTCATCTGCCCGAGCTCGAGGATCTTCACTGTCTCCACGAGCTCGTCGCGGGCCTGCTCGTAGCTCAGCGTCGACGGGTCGGGGAGCGCGTTCTCGTTTGCCTGGCCGGAGCCGAACGTGTTGTCTGCCATGGTGTTTCGTTTCCTTTGCGTGCGTGTGGTGGTTAATCGGCGTGGGTGGTGGACATTGCGGCGGCGGTGATGGACCCGTCGCCGACACGGATGCGGAGCTGGGATCCGGGCGGCGACTGCTCGATCGAGGTGACCACCTCGGGCTCGGACCCGTCGCGGGGGAGGACCTGGACGACGGCGTAGCCGCGGGCGAGAGTTGCCGACGGACCGAGGGCGGACACCTGTGCCCGCAGCGCCGCGACGTGCTGAGTCTCGCGCTGCACGAGGTGGCCGATGTCGCGCCGGATGAGCGACGACGCGCGGTCGACCTCGTCGCGGCGCCGGTTGATCGCCGTCATCGGGTCCGCGAGCGACGGCCGGGAGCGCACCGAGGCGAGCCCGTTTCGCTCCCGCTGCACCCAACCGCGCAGGGCGGCGGCCATGCGGGCACGCGCGTCGTCGAGAAGCAACCGCTCCTGCGCGACGTCGGGGACCGCGCGCTTCGCGGCGTCGGTGGGGGTGGCGGCGCGGACGTCGGCGACGTTGTCGAGCACCGGGTTGTCCGGCTCGTGGCCGATGGCCGAGATCACCGGCGTGCCGGCGGCGGCGACGGCGCGCTGCAGGGCCTCTTCGGAGAAGGGGAGGAGGTCCTCGACGGAGCCGCCGCCGCGGGCGATGATGATCACCTGCACATCCGGGTCGCGGTCGAGCACCTCGAGCGCCTCAATCACCGCGGGGACGGTGGTGGGGCCTTGGACCGGGGTGTTGATGATCTCGAACCGCACCTGCGGCCAGCGCCCCTGGGCGACGGAGACCACGTCGCGCTCCGCCGCCGAGCCGCGGCCGGTGATGAGCCCGACCTTCGTGGGCAGGTAGGGCAGCGGCCGCTTCCGGGCCGGATCGAACAGGCCCTCCGACGCGAGCTGCTTGCGCAGCGCCTCGATGCGCGCGAGGAGCTCGCCCTCGCCGACGTGGTGGATGTCGTCGATACGCATCGAAAACGTCCCGCGCCCCGGGTAGAACGTGGGTTTGCCGTGGACGACGACGCGGTCGCCGTCGCGAAGCGGCACCTGCATCCCGGTGAGCAGGCTCGTCTCCGCGGTGAGCTGGACGGAGACCTGCTCCTGGGTGTCGCGCAGCGTGAGGTACGACAGCCGCCACGACGGTTTGGTGTTGATTTGGGTGAGCTGGCCCTCGATCCACAGCCAGCCGAGCCGCTCGATCCACCCCTTGACCGAGGTATTCAGCTTTGACACCGACCACGGTGCCTCCGGCGTGCTCTTGGGCTTCGCGTCCTGCGTTTCCGTCACCGCGCGCTCCTTTCTCCGGGTTCTCCGGCGTGCCGGGCATTGCCCGTGCGAATCAAACAGTACCTGGCGGGCCGATATTGCCCGCCTACTGTTTTTGACGTGCATTCGTTAGGGTTGGTTCCATGACAGATCAGGGTAAAAAAGTGCTGCTCGCCTCGCCCCGCGGATACTGCGCCGGTGTGGACCGCGCGGTGGAGACCGTGGAAAAGGCGCTGGAGAAGTACGGTGCCCCCGTCTACGTGCGCAAAGAGATCGTGCACAACAAATACGTCGTGGAAACCCTGCGCGACCGCG encodes:
- a CDS encoding TetR/AcrR family transcriptional regulator; the encoded protein is MQNEEYGIRERKRRETKQRIRTEAARLIEEHGYDNVTVDDICRAAGISRRTFFNYMDSKDEAVLGAFPFTFGDEALAAIRNTPADNVLDLVIRSIDVAPGAFDGPSSECRRDLLESNPGLMQAEAARKRGFLTQLGRAIFDHLERYPNDRRHPGSAAEEAHSIIVLFQGAVTRYLWHPPEAADGVDADPIDTLRQYALQLSEYAKDMKW
- a CDS encoding class II fumarate hydratase, which gives rise to MAEQEYRIEHDTMGEVKVPVDALWRAQTQRAVENFPISGRGLEAQQIRALGLLKVACAQVNKDLGKLDAETADAIIAAAQEIADGKHNDQFPIDVFQTGSGTSSNMNTNEVIASLCKANGVEVHPNDDVNMGQSSNDTFPTATHVAATEAAASDLIPALKVLHESLDKKAKEWHEVVKSGRTHLMDATPVTLGQEFSGYARQIELGIERIENTLPHLGELAIGGTAVGTGINTPAEFGGKVTEELKKLTGVEHLAEAKNHFEAQANRDGLVEFSGAMRSVAVSLYKMANDIRLMGSGPLAGFGEIHLPDLQPGSSIMPGKVNPVLCETATQVAAQVIGNDAAVAFAGTQGQFELNVFIPVMARNVLESARLLANTARQFATRLVDGIEPNVERMRTLAESSPSIVTPLNSAIGYENAAKIAKTAIKEGKTIRQTTIDLGFVDGEKLTEEELDKRLDVLSMANTDRN
- the glpX gene encoding class II fructose-bisphosphatase, with product MSAPSDLYPDRNLAMELVRVTEAAALASGRWVGRGKKNEGDGAAVNAMRKMINSVDMDGVIVIGEGEKDEAPMLFNGEQVGTGHGARVDLAVDPVDGTRLMAEGRPNAISVIAAADRDSMFNPQDAFYMNKIAVGPEAAGAIDITAPVAHNIQAVAKAKGVRSDEVTVVVLDRPRHAQLVDDIRAAGAKVRFIMDGDVAGAIAAAQDTNSIDIAMGIGGTPEGVVTACAMKCLGGEIQGMLAPQSDEEREKVLAAGHDLDRVLGLNDLVTSDNCYFAATGVTNGDMLRGVSYRKSGATTRSLVMRSKSGTVRYIESQHQLSKLQDYSVVDYSDPTNSQQA
- a CDS encoding DUF4245 domain-containing protein — protein: MASNSKPRIFQDGRDMAINVVLIVVLMLVAVGATGLCSFNPGAPEQGPVQEVDAKTFLELESRAVDFPVRYPEMPDGWTTNSARRSMIGGQPAPVVGWVTPNTGYIQLTQTGEAADTARAEVDDKARTLARTVPVDGTEAQVYSSDDKDVRDLWVVDASDERLLLTGAGDDSEFEELIAAAFAATPLAPR
- a CDS encoding exodeoxyribonuclease VII small subunit; protein product: MADNTFGSGQANENALPDPSTLSYEQARDELVETVKILELGQMSLDESLKYWERGEALAKRCEVLLDGAAQRVEDAINSRQVSAGQAE
- the xseA gene encoding exodeoxyribonuclease VII large subunit, with the protein product MTETQDAKPKSTPEAPWSVSKLNTSVKGWIERLGWLWIEGQLTQINTKPSWRLSYLTLRDTQEQVSVQLTAETSLLTGMQVPLRDGDRVVVHGKPTFYPGRGTFSMRIDDIHHVGEGELLARIEALRKQLASEGLFDPARKRPLPYLPTKVGLITGRGSAAERDVVSVAQGRWPQVRFEIINTPVQGPTTVPAVIEALEVLDRDPDVQVIIIARGGGSVEDLLPFSEEALQRAVAAAGTPVISAIGHEPDNPVLDNVADVRAATPTDAAKRAVPDVAQERLLLDDARARMAAALRGWVQRERNGLASVRSRPSLADPMTAINRRRDEVDRASSLIRRDIGHLVQRETQHVAALRAQVSALGPSATLARGYAVVQVLPRDGSEPEVVTSIEQSPPGSQLRIRVGDGSITAAAMSTTHAD